cgcgtgacaggcggggatactcaccactatactaacgaggaaatTTACGCGCACTGCTTTTACatattcaagataaacagcggatgactattaacatttgcgagtaatcaatgattgtacaaaattttctttcttacacaaagaaaatgttgagggcagaatgaaaaatgattgtctgtcgtctatctgaaccaatcagactgtccgtcgtctatctgaaccaatcagactgtccgtcgtctatctgaaccaatcagactgtccgtcgtctatctgaaccaatcagattgtccgtcgtctatctgaaccaatcagattgtccgtcgtctatctgaaccaatcagattgtccgtctatctgaaccaatcagattgtttttcttacacaaaaaattattccgttttcaaaacacttttgtgcaagaaatgctcccatgagcctgtgtttagtgcctacagaggtcttctttttgccactggtacaggagagtacgggtcccaccttgccacagccaggcacctccacgccatcgacgggccgcggaatctcgatggagcgcacgttgccgtacttgcaacactcctcccggatgtcctccaggatctcctcgtagtcctcgtcgtccaccagctcctcgggcatgaccatgttgaggaggcacagcacctccgtgggcatgccggagctctgcagccgctgcagccctggaacctgcagcgtcaccggcgtctcgatgatggccgtctgtcccggggggcgacaagagtgtcagataccccctgatcgtccaatcgtctcgagtaacagcgagaaatttacatggacccaaataaacccaagaaataggggcattaagcttcctgggaggcacccaggaaccaagttgggtttaggacatcagaaaggcggcagccgagggcaaatactcacagcgttggcattcttagcccccacgcttgcccgctggacgatgagcttcttgtctccgagctgcatgccattgagtccagccacggcctgcgggatgcatcccacacaagcgtcagcaattccatccggaagccccgagtcaccccagaccttccagctgctgccccacctcacgcacctggtcagtggcactgatgtccacgtattcacagaaagcgtaacccttagacagtgacgtggcactgtccttcacaaggttgaaggccttaagaggtccgaacgacgtcaagagttccttcacctgggcaagaggaggagacgcgggggggcgattagcccgacagtccaggcacggcgcctcgctagaaatgctaatcttaactgtgggagaagcagcatgttaaactttgcaaaacgacatgaggaaacagtgaagacatcaggaaaatggctttatgacaagtggctcgacattacggtgcaacactagagctcaaagccccctgtgccctttctgcatgacttacttactgggagcgtacaaaagtaactattttgattcttgtcaatgaatgataacacagattccccccccccatcctacagcatatacaacacaactgaattcctaatcaagttctctgataattccaactacgaattttgaaatatggaccgagttgcatctgattttaagggccacaataattaagctagatggtatataaaaaaaaaaactaaataaaaacagctaattatatgttaagtgttccatgtatacaatgtggagggggggggggcgactcggcagaacacaaacccagccgaatcactgacttcctgttcttaaaaccaagaaccacattggtgcagttaattagagggacaaagcctacaggagataaactcacaggtaaagctaagagccgccacagggtcctgctaaaggggccacggcttgaagccaaacaggacgaaatagctctgctaacatcattcctcacttattctacaggaatctactgtaaagccgcattaaccactgacttcagaaaggagtcacctgggacactggcagccacaagagggcgctacctcctaccttctcttaggggcaaaaaaaaaaaaaaatcaaatttataccctgtgatcagcataataagtctctccccagccttcaacccccaaaaaaaggaccccatatgcttaagagcactccaggacagagcccccccacaggggcaggccgtcgacagggaggatatccgtgcgagggacggaatgtcttacttgccttgtgttacatgttggcatggcagcagtaggtcagtactactgaacaaattatgagcgaagacttaacgatcttacaggcccctagctggggacaaagtggggaacaaaaatgaaagagctgtaagtatcaaagcggtagcagggactgcaaaaaaaatgt
The sequence above is drawn from the Brienomyrus brachyistius isolate T26 unplaced genomic scaffold, BBRACH_0.4 scaffold977, whole genome shotgun sequence genome and encodes:
- the LOC125729983 gene encoding splicing factor U2AF 65 kDa subunit-like; translated protein: MVGSQMTRQARRLYVGNIPFGLTEEAMADFFNTQMRLAGLCQGPTNPVLAVQINQDKNFAFLEFRSVDETTQAMAFDGIIFQGQSLKIRRPHDYRPLPGISEQPAFHVPGVVSTVVPDSPHKLFVGGLPNYLSDDQVKELLTSFGPLKAFNLVKDSATSLSKGYAFCEYVDISATDQAVAGLNGMQLGDKKLIVQRASVGAKNANATAIIETPVTLQVPGLQRLQSSGMPTEVLCLLNMVMPEELVDDEDYEEILEDIREECCKYGNVRSIEIPRPVDGVEVPGCGKVGPVLSCTSGKKKTSVGTKHRLMGAFLAQKCFENGIIFCVRKTI